The DNA window ACAAGCGTGTGCTTCTGAAACTGTCGGGGGAAGTCCTTGCGGGCGATAGGCATATCGGGATTGATTTCGGGACTGTGAGAGATTTTGCGGTGAAACTTGCTGAGATTCGCAACGCCGGAATCGAATTGTCGCTGGTCATCGGAGGCGGGAACATGATTCGCGGGCGCGACTCTGAGGATTACGGGCTTGACCGCGTGAGTCTTGACGGTATCGGCATGTTAGGCACCGTCATGAATGCACTTGCGGTGAAAACTGCCCTCGACAGTCTCAATGTCCCCGCTAAAGTCCTGTCAGCAGTATCAATATCACCGATTGCGGAGCTTTACAGCCGTGAAACAGCGCGTGAATACCTGAAGGCCGGGAATATTGTGATGTTCGGTGCGGGAACGGGTCATCCGTTTTTCTCGACAGACACAGCCGCGGCTCTGAGAGCGTCAGAATTAGGGCTTGACTGCGTAATCAAAGGGACAAAGGTTGACGGGATTTATGACAAAGACCCGGTGAAATTCCCGGACGCAGAATTTTTCCCGGAGCTGACATACAGCGAGGCTATTTCTCGGAATCTCAATGTCATGGACACAGCCGCGTTTGCCTTGTGCCGCGAGAACAGGATTCCCGTCTGGGTAATGAATGTACAGGATTCGGGCGCGTGGGTAAGGAATATCATTGACGGCGTTAATGTCGGAACGATCGTAAAGGAGGATTAATCATCATGCCGGATGTATTATCGGAGTTACGCGGAAATATGGACAAGGCAGTATCGTTTTTGCAGAATGAATTTCTCTCGATACGCACAGGAAGAGCGCACCCCGGACTCGTCAGCGACATCAAAGTTGACTACTACGGAACACCCACGCCGATAAAGAGCCTCGCGAACGTAACAATCCCCGAAAGCCGCTCGATTCAGATTGCCCCGTTCGACAAGACTGTGTTAAAGGCGATGGAGAAAGCCATTCTCGCCGCCAATATCGGAATGACTCCG is part of the Synergistaceae bacterium genome and encodes:
- a CDS encoding UMP kinase yields the protein MPKYKRVLLKLSGEVLAGDRHIGIDFGTVRDFAVKLAEIRNAGIELSLVIGGGNMIRGRDSEDYGLDRVSLDGIGMLGTVMNALAVKTALDSLNVPAKVLSAVSISPIAELYSRETAREYLKAGNIVMFGAGTGHPFFSTDTAAALRASELGLDCVIKGTKVDGIYDKDPVKFPDAEFFPELTYSEAISRNLNVMDTAAFALCRENRIPVWVMNVQDSGAWVRNIIDGVNVGTIVKED